The following is a genomic window from Nymphaea colorata isolate Beijing-Zhang1983 unplaced genomic scaffold, ASM883128v2 scaffold0105, whole genome shotgun sequence.
TAGTGTTGGAGGACGTTGGTGGCCGGGGACATGCCCCAGTACTGGATGTGTCCAATTTGATTTACTATTTACATGgcttttaaattattttaaatcaaatactaTCGCTTCTCCTTCGCTGGCCTTCCATACCGATAATGTTGAATGTTTAGATAAATATCGTACAGTATATGCTCAAAGCTGGTGAGGTGAGTAATAAGGCGGTCTTATAATATAATAACCCCCATGATCCAAAGAATGAACAAGGCGGATGAAGTCGACCTAATCGTTTCCAAGGCTGCAGACGAAGTCATCGAAATCGTTGCTCCCTAGGCGAAGAACCAGATCGTGCACACGCTGCGTGCGGTGATCGTGGTGATAGACCTGACCAAGTCGATCAACATGAAGGACTTCAAGCCCTCCCGGCTGAGCACGGTCACCACCATGCTCAAGTACTTCTTCAAGCGAGCCAAGGAAAACACCCCCATCATCAAGTTCGCCCTCGCCATCGTCGAAAACGAGACATGCAAATTCCGGTCCCACTTCACCTACGACCTAGAATGCCTGTTTTAAGAATTAGACAAGCTGAAAGTGGCAGCGGACTCCGGCCATTTCTCTATGGAAAACACGCTGAGAAGTTGTCTGTATGAATTCGACGGAGTTATTGGCTAGTTCCATAAGGAGATCCTGGTCATCCAGTCTTCTCCGCTCACCAAGGACGTGCGGAACATCTTCGACACCATAGAGATAATCAAGAGCTCAAAGATAGCGATCAACATCATCAGTTTGGTGGGGTGGACCAACGTCTATGTGGTACAGATCTACTTAAATAGAAACTGATCGAAGCGGTGAAGGGCCAGTACGTGACTGTAAGCTCTGGGGAGGAGTTTAAGAAGATGGTCAGCAGTTTGGCCAATCCGCCGGCCTTTGATGAGGATTCGGTTGTGCTGAGCAAGTTGAAGATGGGTTTgtgcaaaaaggaaaatcttcAAAATGAGCGTCTCTGTCTGTGCCACTTCTAACGCTGCAGGACGTATTACACTTGCAACATTTGCGAGGCGACGATATGCAAGGATCCGCCTGTGTAGTGTCCCGTCTGCGAGACCATTCTCATCCTGCCGACTGATCTCTACAACCACATCATTATCAACTGATTAGAAGAAAATCATTAACATCATATCAAACGCTCCCGTTCCATTCCTCGATCTCGAATTGCTTGTCGCTCTTGTAGATGTGCTTCAGCAGGTCCTTCCCCACGATGTCGTCGAATTTCTATGTTGAGTAATGCTTGAACTCCTTGGGGATGTAGGGGCCCTCCATCGTCTCGTTCAGAAGGGCGTTCCAGTCGAATCCTTTGAAGAAATCGTGGCTTTTGATCTTTTCGAAAGTGGTGGCGTTTCTTTGCTTGGGGTTCTTGATGAGCAGAGAAGTGATCAAGCTTTTAGCGTTTTCGTCCTTCATGAACTTGGGGAAGCTTAGATTGTATTTCTTGATAGCCGTGTACACTGCGTAAGGGTCTCCTGATGCGTTTTCGCCGAAGGGCAGACCGTAGCAGAGGAATTAGTAGAGGAGGCATCCGAGGGACCAAAGGTCGACTTAGAAGGAATACCCATTTCCCTCAAAGACCTCAGGAGCCATGTAGTGTGGAGTCCCAATGATGGTGAATGTCTTGAAGTATGTATCGGCAGTGAGTTCCTTGGCAGTGCCCATGTCGATGAGATAGACTTTTCCGCGATAGTCGATGACTGAATTTTAGGGTTTGAGGTCGCGGTAGACGACGCTGTTGGAGTGGAGGTACTCGATGGAGACCATGAGGCAGGCGAAGTAGTATTTGACCATCTCCATGCTCATGGACTTGATCTCTCGGATGACGTCGAACATCTCCTTCCCGTGGATGTATTCCATTAGTAGGAAAACGTAGTTCTTGTCGTGGAAGGCCTTCACGAAGCCCACGATGTAGGGGAAGATGGTTTTCTCCAAGATTTGCTTCTCCTGTAGCACGCTGGCCTCCATTTCTTCCTTCTTGATCTCCTCCTTGGAGAGGCATTTAATCGCGTACAGATTAGTCCCGTACTGGATATTCTTTACTAGGAAAACTTGCCCGAACTGTCCCTCTCCTAGTTTCTTCAGATACTGGAAATCTTTGAGATAGATCTTATTTTTGGGGGTGGTGTTCTTTTTATAcaatttttgtatctttttCTTGCTGCTCAGGCTCTAGAGTAATGTTTCTGCCTTCTTATAAGACAAATAACAACAATTCCCATCCTCGTTCTTGACCAGTTTGGAGCAAATATAGGTCTTGCTCGCCCATCCCTCCTCGTTGAACACGCAGCCCTCCTGCGTGTTGTTGATCTTCCCCTACAGGCAAATCACGAAACCGTTATACGCCGAAGGATCGATGGTGGCTTTGTCCTTCACGTAGAAGAGCTGGAACTCGGTGATGAGCTGGTTGATCTCGTTGGGAGGGAGGGTCTTGAAGATGGGCGACCGCATGAGTGCCCACTTCTTGGTGTTGTAGTACTTGAGGTTGTTGATGGAGGATCCGAGGGAATTCTAGATTTCCTTCCTGCTGATCATCGAGCAGACCACCTTGGTGATCGCGATGGCCGTCCCCGACCTCTTCATGTTCTCCTCTAGCGACGCCTCTCCGAAGATCTCTCCAGCGTTGAGCAGGATATCATGCTTTCCCTCGATCTGGATCTTGATGTTGCCTTCGGTGATGATGTACATGGCCTGCGCGTCGTCTCCGGCTCTGAAGATGACTTCATCTGCGTGGAAGACGACCACTTTGATGGTGTTGGCGAGGGTGTATTTCTGTTTGTTGGTGAGGGAGGAGAACATGGGGACTGCCTTGATGGCGTCGGCGTTTTTGGATTCCTCTTCCAATTTCATCTTCTGGAGGGTTTTGCGGTAGAGCGCCGGCTTCATGATGAGGAACTAGCAGCTCTTGGTCTGGCAGGAAATAGAAGCGCTTCTGGCAGCCTTGAACAGCAGGGCCATTTCTCCGAAGGACTGTCCCTTCTCGAGGACGCGGATCAGCTTGCCGTCGATTTCCACTTCGACTTTGCCCTTGTAGATGAGGAAGAAGCAGCTTCCTATTTCTCCCTGTTTGAAGATGTATTTGGTCTATTGCGAGCGTGCGTAGATCATCTCCTCGCAGACGCCCTTGAGTTCTGGCTTGGTGAGTGAGGAGAAGAGTTGGTGTTATTCCAATTTTTCAATGGCGAATAGAAGTTGCGTTTCCGTGAGTTTGTTGGAGactatttatattttttcgGTTATAGCCTCTGTGAGGTCCACGGAGTTCCTCCTGAAGTTTTTATTCTTCTGCTTGTGACGTTTACCGTCGATGAGACTGGGAGGGTTTTCAGTATCTATGGAATGAGAACAGCCCATTTTCTAATATAATTTCTATTAAAGATTATATGGAAGATTAAAAGCGCAAATCAATTATTCACTACTAAATGGTAATCCCAACCCAAGCCTCCCCGCCCCGCCAGCACCACCCCACCGCTGCGGCAATCGTTTTGGATCAGTGAAAAGGCGGCGCTTGGTTATAATCCATAAAGTCATCATTTGTTCATCAGGTTCTTGAAGACGGTGGTGATCTCGTCCACCAGGTTGTTGAAGATCTCGCTCAACTGCTTCCGGTCCACCTTCGGGTCCTGGAACTTCATCTGCTTCAGCTTGTTCAGCTGCACGCCCGTCTGGCTCTTCAGGAAGGCGAAATTGATGCGGTCCGGACGCTTAGCCGTCTCC
Proteins encoded in this region:
- the LOC116268091 gene encoding uncharacterized protein LOC116268091, producing the protein MRSPIFKTLPPNEINQLITEFQLFYVKDKATIDPSAYNGFSLSSKKKIQKLYKKNTTPKNKIYLKDFQYLKKLGEGQFGQVFLVKNIQYGTNLYAIKCLSKEEIKKEEMEASVLQEKQILEKTIFPYIVGFVKAFHDKNYVFLLMEYIHGKEMFDVIREIKSMSMEMVKYYFACLMVSIEYLHSNSVVYRDLKP